In Cyprinus carpio isolate SPL01 chromosome A14, ASM1834038v1, whole genome shotgun sequence, a single window of DNA contains:
- the LOC109066275 gene encoding annexin A6-like produces MLIVLLQGTREEDDVVSEDLVEQDAQDLYDAGEAQWGTDEAKSMLLGNRSVTHLQLVFDEYEKIAEKSIEDSIKSELSGDFERLMLAVVQCIRSKPMFFAKCLYKSMKGLGTADNTLIRIMVSRSETDMLDIRECFRLRYEKSLYNMIQDDTSGEYKRTLLKLCGGDDDIAGEFFPEAAQIAYKMWETSSMTKVQLRGTVRPYQNFDPASDAKALRKAMKGFGTDEDTIIDIVTQRSNAQRQEIRRIFKSLLGRDLMADLKSELSKNLERLILGLMMTPAEFDAKMMKKAMEGAGTDEHSLIEILVTRSNQEIQEMCAAYKNAYKKKFGGCHRIRNVWEIQTDPDIFGTGSP; encoded by the exons ATGCTGATTGTTTTGCTTCAG GGGACCAGAGAGGAAGATGATGTTGTTAGTGAAGACCTCGTGGAGCAAGATGCTCAA GACCTGTATGACGCAGGAGAGGCACAGTGGGGCACAGACGAGGCCAAATCAATGCTGCTGGGAAACCGAAGTGTGACCCATTTGCAGTTGG TATTTGATGAATACGAGAAAATTGCTGAGAAGTCCATTGAGGACAGTATTAAGAGTGAGCTCTCCGGAGACTTTGAAAGACTGATGTTGGCTGTTG TTCAGTGCATCAGAAGTAAGCCCATGTTCTTCGCCAAATGCCTTTACAAATCCATGAAG GGCCTGGGCACAGCTGATAACACTCTGATCCGCATTATGGTCTCCCGCTCTGAAACTGACATGCTGGACATCAGAGAGTGCTTCAGATTGCGCTATGAGAAATCTCTGTACAATATGATTCAG GATGATACATCTGGGGAGTACAAGCGCACCCTGCTGAAACTGTGTGGAGGAGATGATGA CATTGCAGGGGAGTTCTTCCCAGAGGCTGCTCAGATAGCCTACAAGATGTGGGAAACCAGCAGCATGACCAAAGTCCAG TTACGAGGAACTGTGCGACCATATCAAAATTTTGACCCTGCAAGTGATGCTAAAGCTCTGAGAAAAGCAATGAAGGGATTTg GAACTGATGAAGATACAATTATTGACATTGTGACGCAAAGGAGCAATGCACAGAGACAGGAGATCAGACGGATCTTTAAATCTCTTTTGGGACGG GATCTCATGGCTGACCTAAAATCAGAACTGTCCAAAAACCTCGAAAGACTCATCCTGGGTCTCATGATGACTCCAGCAGAGTTTGACGCTAAGATGATGAAGAAAGCCATGGAG ggcgCAGGGACTGATGAACATTCATTGATTGAGATCCTGGTCACTAGGAGCAACCAGGAGATTCAGGAGATGTGTGCCGCCTATAAGAATG cctataaaaaaaagtttggaggATGCCATCGCATCAGAAACGTCTGGGAAATTCAAACGGATCCTGATATCTTTGGCACAG GGAGCCCGTGA